In the genome of Cygnus olor isolate bCygOlo1 chromosome Z, bCygOlo1.pri.v2, whole genome shotgun sequence, one region contains:
- the SLC38A9 gene encoding sodium-coupled neutral amino acid transporter 9 isoform X1, whose translation MEEDTKPLLIPVGGDESNYGIMNIQFNPEDFKCKSHLTICLEEDQDDVDIPLGMKRPFHVEPTNIVSVNDDMQRVTDEASAMNKRIHYYSRLTSPTDRALTAPDHVLPAPDEIYIYSPLGTAFRVDSCTDGYGKNSSIVTIFVIWNTMMGTSILSIPWGIKQAGFTSGIILILLMGLLTLYCCYRVVKSRKMIPLIDTSNWEFPDVCKYYFGSFGQWTSLLFSMVSLVGAMVVYWVLMSNFLFNTGKFIYNYVHDINITDIVPGTNGSNKVICPSAAGDHTPQNGSMVFSSGNSTGFELFEVWWNKSQTVPFYLIAILLPLLNLKSPSFFAKFNVLGTVSVVYLILLVTVKAAHLGIHLEYNWFTENDFFVPEFRVLFPQLTGVLTLAFFIHNCVITLLQNNKNQENNVRDLSIAYLLVGLTYLYVGVIIFASFPSPPLSKECIEQNFLDNFPSNDVMSFIARIFLLFQMMTVYPLLGYLARVQLLRQVFGNAYPSVFHVLILNIAIVGAGVVMARFYPNIGGIIRYSGATCGLAFVFVYPSLIYVISLHRAGQLTWPALIIHIFIIVLGLANLIAQFLL comes from the exons ACCATTTCATGTGGAGCCTACAAACATAGTCAGTGTGAATGATGACATGCAACGAGTCACTGACGAAGCTTCAGCAATGAATAAGCGGATTCATTATTATAGCAGGCTCACGTCTCCTACAGACAGGGCATTG ACTGCTCCTGATCATGTACTTCCAGCTCCAGATGAAATCTACATCTACAGTCCATTAGGAACTGCTTTTAGAGTTGACAGTTGCACAGATGGCTATGGTAAAAACTCCAGTATAGTGACAAT aTTTGTGATATGGAATACTATGATGGGTACATCTATATTAAGTATTCCATGGGGGATAAAACAG GCGGGATTTACTTCTGGAATCATTCTCATCTTACTGATGGGCCTTTTGACACTTTATTGCTGTTACAGAGTAGTGAAGTCACGGAAAATGATAC CTTTAATAGATACCTCAAACTGGGAATTCCCAGATGTTTGCAAGTATTATTTTGGATCTTTTGGTCAATGGACAAGCCTCTTATTTTCTATGGTATCACTTGTTGGAGCCATGGTTGTTTATTGGGTGCTTATGTCCAACTTTCTGTTCAACACAGGAAAGTTTATATACA actaTGTTCATGATATTAACATAACAGATATTGTTCCTGGCACAAATGGAAGTAACAAAG tcatTTGCCCAAGTGCTGCTGGTGATCACACACCACAGAACGGGAGTATGGTGTTTTCTTCTGGCAACAGTACAGGCTTTGAGCTCTTTGAGGTGTGGTGGAACAAATCACAAACAGTACCGTTTTACCTGATTGCCATTCTTCTGCCCCTGCTAAATCTGAAGTCTCCATCCTTCTTTGCAAAGTTTAACGTCCTGG GTACGGTTTCAGTTGTCTACTTAATTCTTTTGGTTACTGTAAAGGCTGCTCACCTAGGAATCCACTTAGAATACAACTGGTTTACAGAGAACGATTTTTTTGTACCAG AGTTTAGAGTTCTCTTCCCCCAGCTTACAGGAGTTCTGACACTTGCCTTCTTCATCCACAATTGTGTCATCACTCTTCTTCAAAACAACAAGAATCAAGAAAACAAT gtGAGAGACCTCTCCATTGCTTACTTACTGGTGGGATTAACGTATCTATATGTCGGAGTGATaatttttgcatcttttccttctccaccaCTATCCAAAGAATGTATTGAACAG aattttctaGATAACTTTCCCAGCAATGACGTCATGTCATTTATTGCAAGAATATTCCTGCTGTTCCAGATGATGACTGTATACCCACTGTTGGGCTATCTGGCACGGGTCCAGCTATTAAGACAGGTTTTTGGAAATGCTTACCCAAG TGTTTTCCATGTGCTCATCCTGAATATAGCCATTGTAGGAGCTGGAGTAGTAATGGCAAGGTTTTATCCAAATATAGGAGGTATCATAAG ATACTCTGGAGCAACGTGTGGTCTGGCCTTTGTATTCGTGTATCCATCCCTCATCTATGTGATCTCCCTGCATCGTGCTGGGCAGCTGACGTGGCCAGCATTGATCATTCACATCTTTATAATCGTCCTTGGACTGGCTAATCTGATTGCACAATTCCTATTGTGA
- the SLC38A9 gene encoding sodium-coupled neutral amino acid transporter 9 isoform X2, whose product MEEDTKPLLIPVGGDESNYGIMNIQFNPEDFKCKRPFHVEPTNIVSVNDDMQRVTDEASAMNKRIHYYSRLTSPTDRALTAPDHVLPAPDEIYIYSPLGTAFRVDSCTDGYGKNSSIVTIFVIWNTMMGTSILSIPWGIKQAGFTSGIILILLMGLLTLYCCYRVVKSRKMIPLIDTSNWEFPDVCKYYFGSFGQWTSLLFSMVSLVGAMVVYWVLMSNFLFNTGKFIYNYVHDINITDIVPGTNGSNKVICPSAAGDHTPQNGSMVFSSGNSTGFELFEVWWNKSQTVPFYLIAILLPLLNLKSPSFFAKFNVLGTVSVVYLILLVTVKAAHLGIHLEYNWFTENDFFVPEFRVLFPQLTGVLTLAFFIHNCVITLLQNNKNQENNVRDLSIAYLLVGLTYLYVGVIIFASFPSPPLSKECIEQNFLDNFPSNDVMSFIARIFLLFQMMTVYPLLGYLARVQLLRQVFGNAYPSVFHVLILNIAIVGAGVVMARFYPNIGGIIRYSGATCGLAFVFVYPSLIYVISLHRAGQLTWPALIIHIFIIVLGLANLIAQFLL is encoded by the exons ACCATTTCATGTGGAGCCTACAAACATAGTCAGTGTGAATGATGACATGCAACGAGTCACTGACGAAGCTTCAGCAATGAATAAGCGGATTCATTATTATAGCAGGCTCACGTCTCCTACAGACAGGGCATTG ACTGCTCCTGATCATGTACTTCCAGCTCCAGATGAAATCTACATCTACAGTCCATTAGGAACTGCTTTTAGAGTTGACAGTTGCACAGATGGCTATGGTAAAAACTCCAGTATAGTGACAAT aTTTGTGATATGGAATACTATGATGGGTACATCTATATTAAGTATTCCATGGGGGATAAAACAG GCGGGATTTACTTCTGGAATCATTCTCATCTTACTGATGGGCCTTTTGACACTTTATTGCTGTTACAGAGTAGTGAAGTCACGGAAAATGATAC CTTTAATAGATACCTCAAACTGGGAATTCCCAGATGTTTGCAAGTATTATTTTGGATCTTTTGGTCAATGGACAAGCCTCTTATTTTCTATGGTATCACTTGTTGGAGCCATGGTTGTTTATTGGGTGCTTATGTCCAACTTTCTGTTCAACACAGGAAAGTTTATATACA actaTGTTCATGATATTAACATAACAGATATTGTTCCTGGCACAAATGGAAGTAACAAAG tcatTTGCCCAAGTGCTGCTGGTGATCACACACCACAGAACGGGAGTATGGTGTTTTCTTCTGGCAACAGTACAGGCTTTGAGCTCTTTGAGGTGTGGTGGAACAAATCACAAACAGTACCGTTTTACCTGATTGCCATTCTTCTGCCCCTGCTAAATCTGAAGTCTCCATCCTTCTTTGCAAAGTTTAACGTCCTGG GTACGGTTTCAGTTGTCTACTTAATTCTTTTGGTTACTGTAAAGGCTGCTCACCTAGGAATCCACTTAGAATACAACTGGTTTACAGAGAACGATTTTTTTGTACCAG AGTTTAGAGTTCTCTTCCCCCAGCTTACAGGAGTTCTGACACTTGCCTTCTTCATCCACAATTGTGTCATCACTCTTCTTCAAAACAACAAGAATCAAGAAAACAAT gtGAGAGACCTCTCCATTGCTTACTTACTGGTGGGATTAACGTATCTATATGTCGGAGTGATaatttttgcatcttttccttctccaccaCTATCCAAAGAATGTATTGAACAG aattttctaGATAACTTTCCCAGCAATGACGTCATGTCATTTATTGCAAGAATATTCCTGCTGTTCCAGATGATGACTGTATACCCACTGTTGGGCTATCTGGCACGGGTCCAGCTATTAAGACAGGTTTTTGGAAATGCTTACCCAAG TGTTTTCCATGTGCTCATCCTGAATATAGCCATTGTAGGAGCTGGAGTAGTAATGGCAAGGTTTTATCCAAATATAGGAGGTATCATAAG ATACTCTGGAGCAACGTGTGGTCTGGCCTTTGTATTCGTGTATCCATCCCTCATCTATGTGATCTCCCTGCATCGTGCTGGGCAGCTGACGTGGCCAGCATTGATCATTCACATCTTTATAATCGTCCTTGGACTGGCTAATCTGATTGCACAATTCCTATTGTGA